The Kocuria sp. TGY1127_2 genome includes a window with the following:
- a CDS encoding agmatine/peptidylarginine deiminase: MAWNMPAETDPHERTWMAFPCGGETLGSSETQREEGYEAWAAVARTIAEFEPVTMVADPSETQRARRMLGANIDIVEAPVDEFWMRDVGPTFVRDVEDPQRLGAVDWIFNGWGANEWAEWEKSAGLARFAAEVAGVEHVSSVLVNEGGGIHTDGQGTVLATETVQLDPRRNPYADRQRVESELARTLGARKVIWLPRGLTRDYDDFGTNGHVDIVAAFASPGTVLVHSQENPEHPDHAVSQEIRRSLEGQSDAEGRPLNIVSVPAPSRISDDFGPVDWSYINHYVANGAVIACSFGDDRADGRAREILSEAYPGREVVSVEARPIFDRGGGIHCITQQQPAAGDRP, translated from the coding sequence ATGGCCTGGAACATGCCGGCCGAGACGGATCCGCACGAGCGGACCTGGATGGCCTTTCCCTGCGGTGGAGAAACGCTCGGTTCCTCGGAGACCCAACGGGAAGAAGGCTACGAAGCCTGGGCCGCGGTCGCTCGGACGATCGCCGAATTCGAGCCCGTGACGATGGTCGCTGATCCCTCCGAAACTCAGCGTGCTCGGCGGATGCTGGGGGCCAACATCGACATCGTCGAGGCGCCGGTGGACGAGTTCTGGATGCGTGACGTCGGACCGACTTTTGTCCGGGACGTCGAAGATCCGCAACGCCTCGGCGCGGTCGATTGGATTTTTAACGGCTGGGGTGCCAATGAGTGGGCTGAGTGGGAGAAATCCGCTGGTCTGGCCCGATTTGCAGCGGAAGTTGCAGGCGTCGAGCACGTCTCATCCGTTCTGGTCAATGAGGGCGGGGGAATTCACACTGACGGACAGGGAACTGTCCTCGCGACCGAAACCGTCCAACTCGACCCTCGCCGAAATCCTTACGCGGATCGGCAGCGTGTCGAGTCCGAACTCGCCCGGACCCTTGGCGCACGGAAAGTCATCTGGCTTCCTCGCGGACTGACGAGGGACTATGACGATTTTGGAACCAACGGCCACGTGGATATCGTTGCAGCCTTTGCGTCCCCTGGCACCGTGCTCGTGCACTCTCAGGAAAATCCGGAGCATCCGGATCACGCCGTCTCGCAGGAAATCCGCCGCTCGCTCGAAGGCCAGAGTGACGCCGAAGGACGCCCGCTGAACATCGTGAGTGTTCCCGCACCGAGCCGGATCAGCGACGATTTCGGGCCCGTGGACTGGAGCTACATCAACCATTACGTCGCCAATGGGGCCGTCATTGCGTGCTCCTTCGGGGACGATCGCGCCGATGGGCGCGCACGTGAAATCCTCTCCGAGGCCTATCCCGGAAGAGAAGTGGTTTCCGTCGAAGCGCGGCCGATCTTCGACCGCGGCGGAGGAATCCACTGCATCACCCAGCAGCAGCCCGCGGCGGGTGATCGTCCGTGA
- a CDS encoding MarR family winged helix-turn-helix transcriptional regulator, whose protein sequence is MNKRCDVQRTVGDARDEGGMPLESTEIAGDAVFLLEKLGAVGTLDANRELKDFGLNARSFSVLSLAGEDEAPTQKALAEMLTLDPSQIVSLVDRLESEGLVERIPDGRDRRIRRIRATAEGDEVRRVARVQVLRAQERTLGELRAEEVQQLIGLLGKALFGRDQSALKSDVDSA, encoded by the coding sequence ATGAACAAGCGATGTGATGTGCAGCGGACGGTCGGCGATGCCCGAGATGAAGGGGGGATGCCCCTGGAATCCACCGAAATCGCGGGCGATGCAGTATTTCTGCTCGAGAAGCTGGGGGCGGTCGGCACCCTCGATGCGAATCGCGAGCTGAAAGATTTCGGCCTGAATGCGAGATCGTTCAGCGTTCTCAGCCTCGCTGGGGAGGATGAAGCGCCAACGCAGAAGGCGCTGGCGGAGATGCTCACGCTGGACCCCAGTCAGATCGTGTCTTTGGTTGACCGTTTGGAGAGCGAGGGACTGGTGGAGCGCATTCCCGACGGTCGAGACCGGCGCATTCGACGCATTCGGGCCACCGCGGAGGGGGATGAAGTGCGCAGGGTTGCGCGGGTGCAGGTCCTTCGTGCTCAGGAGCGGACTCTGGGCGAGTTGCGTGCCGAAGAGGTTCAGCAGCTGATCGGCCTACTGGGTAAGGCCCTGTTCGGCCGTGATCAGAGCGCCCTGAAGTCTGACGTCGATTCCGCCTGA
- a CDS encoding SDR family NAD(P)-dependent oxidoreductase — protein sequence MTGAGAGLGLAYAREIARQGASVVVNDVDQIVADSAVSRIREEGGKAVACAVPVGTTDAATLLVSASLKAFGRLDGLVTNAGILRDKSVLKMSDDDFDSVIQVHLRGTFTCVREAYRHFKENDVQGSIVCIGSPTGQRGNFGQTNYAAAKAGIVGMVRTWALEMKKAGVQINAAIPVASTAMTRTVPYFRKAIEAEDRQSPMPAFFRHDLGFGTAEDVAGLVAYLVGGDLGETGQVLGIGGDRLQVWTHPLPEATEYHDGGWSYDDLARDLPALVSAHRQPVGEEFLPLPEELRPEES from the coding sequence GTGACCGGCGCGGGAGCCGGGCTGGGTTTGGCCTACGCTCGTGAGATCGCGCGCCAGGGCGCCAGCGTGGTCGTCAACGACGTCGACCAGATCGTTGCGGATTCTGCTGTTTCCCGCATCCGGGAAGAGGGCGGCAAAGCCGTCGCGTGTGCCGTACCGGTGGGCACTACCGACGCCGCCACGCTGTTGGTCTCTGCGTCGCTCAAGGCCTTCGGCCGTCTGGACGGGCTCGTGACCAACGCCGGGATACTCCGGGACAAGTCAGTCCTCAAAATGAGCGACGACGACTTCGACTCGGTGATTCAAGTTCACCTGCGCGGAACGTTCACCTGCGTTCGAGAGGCCTACCGCCACTTCAAGGAAAACGACGTTCAAGGTTCCATCGTCTGCATCGGCTCTCCAACCGGTCAGCGCGGCAACTTCGGCCAAACGAATTATGCCGCCGCCAAAGCAGGAATTGTCGGTATGGTCCGCACCTGGGCCCTGGAAATGAAGAAAGCCGGCGTGCAGATCAATGCCGCAATACCTGTGGCCTCGACCGCCATGACCCGCACCGTCCCCTATTTCCGTAAAGCCATCGAGGCCGAGGACCGGCAGAGCCCTATGCCCGCGTTCTTCCGCCATGACCTAGGGTTCGGCACCGCGGAGGACGTCGCGGGTCTGGTCGCGTACCTCGTCGGCGGCGATCTGGGCGAGACCGGCCAGGTGCTAGGCATCGGCGGTGACCGGTTGCAAGTGTGGACGCACCCGCTGCCCGAGGCCACCGAATACCACGACGGCGGCTGGAGTTACGACGATCTGGCCAGGGACCTTCCGGCACTAGTGAGTGCGCACCGCCAAC